One region of Salvia miltiorrhiza cultivar Shanhuang (shh) chromosome 3, IMPLAD_Smil_shh, whole genome shotgun sequence genomic DNA includes:
- the LOC131016399 gene encoding uncharacterized protein LOC131016399 — MNTRLCFKITCLSHISTSLMAAFQGKRGIEKQPFQLPDFIAATGIEKIRQAYIEKEDSKKLKQKQRERMQPKMGKMDIDYQVLHDAFFKHQTKPKLILLKPLMLLIFESSRGRNLIGLSTK; from the exons ATGAATACTAGATTATGTTTTAAAATTACATGCTTGTCACACATCTCAACTTCTTTGATGGCTGCTTTTCAGGGAAAGAGAGGTATTGAAAAGCAGCCTTTTCAACTTCCTGATTTCATTGCTGCCACAGGAATCGAGAAAATCAGACAA GCTTACATTGAAAAGGAGGATAGTAAGAAGTTGAAACAAAAGCAACGTGAGAGAATGCAGCCTAAAATGGGAAAGATGGACATTGATTATCAG GTTCTTCATGATGCCTTCTTCAAACATCAGACTAAGCCGAAATTGATCTTATTGAAACCCCTGATGTTATTGATCTTCGAAAGCAGCAGAGGAAGGAACCTGATAGGCCTCTCTAccaagtaa
- the LOC131016396 gene encoding NADH dehydrogenase [ubiquinone] 1 alpha subcomplex subunit 1-like — MGLVWLEAMLPLGIIAGMLCVMGNAQYYIHKAAHGRPKHIGNDIWDVAMERRDKKIIEMLSSPPASN; from the exons atgggtcTGGTGTGGTTGGAAGCGATGCTGCCACTGGGAATTATAGCAGGGATGCTCTGCGTTATGGGGAATGCACAGTATTACATCCACAAGGCTGCTCACGGCCGC CCCAAGCACATTGGGAACGACATCTGGGATGTGGCTATGGAGAGACGTGACAAGAAGATCATCGAGATGCTCTCTTCGCCTCCCGCTTCCAACTGA
- the LOC131016398 gene encoding KH domain-containing protein At3g08620-like isoform X2: MSGLYNSNFSPARAASPQITATNPDVDSNPYLSELLAEHQKLGPFMQVLPISTRLLNQEILRVTGMLPNHSFSELERLRHRSPSPMASANSLSNVAGTGLASWNGLPQERLGGPHGMTMDWQGAPASPSSYTVKRILRLEIPVDSFPNFNFVGRLLGPRGNSLKRVEATTGCRVYIRGKGSIKDPDKEEKLRGRPGYEHLNEPLHILIEADLPANVVDMRLRQAQDIIEELLKPVDESQDFIKRQQLRELAMLNSNFREESPGPSGSVSPFNTSMKRAKTGR; the protein is encoded by the exons ATGTCGGGTCTTTACAATTCCAACTTTTCGCCTGCTCGGGCTGCCTCTCCGCAGATTACTGCAACTAACCCTGATGTAGATAG TAATCCCTACTTGTCGGAGCTCTTGGCGGAGCATCAGAAGCTTGGTCCATTTATGCAAGTTCTTCCTATTTCTACGAGACTCTTGAATCAAG AGATCTTGCGGGTTACTGGGATGTTGCCGAATCACAGCTTCAGTGAACTTGAGAGACTAAGACACAGAAGTCCTAGCCCTATGGCCTCTGCAAACTCTCTGTCAAATGTTGCTGGGACTGGATTAGCAAGCTGGAATGGACTTCCACAAGAG AGATTGGGTGGGCCTCATGGAATGACTATGGATTGGCAAGGTGCACCAGCAAGTCCCAGTTCATACACTGTCAAAAGGATTTTGCGCTTAGAAATTCCTGTGGACAGCTTTCCTAAT TTCAATTTTGTTGGCCGACTTTTGGGTCCTAGAGGAAATTCACTTAAACGAGTTGAAGCCACTACTGGATGCCGGGTATATATTAGAGGGAAAGGCTCAATAAAGGACCCTGACAAG GAGGAGAAGCTGCGTGGACGACCTGGCTATGAGCACCTTAATGAACCACTCCATATCTTAATTGAGGCTGATTTACCAGCTAATGTGGTTGATATGAGACTGAGACAAGCACAGGACATAATTGAAGAATTGCTGAAACCAGTG GATGAATCACAGGATTTCATAAAGAGGCAACAGTTGCGTGAGCTTGCCAtgctaaattcaaattttagagAAGAGAGCCCTGGGCCAAGTGGCAGTGTCTCACCTTTTAATACCAGTATGAAACGCGCAAAAACAGGACGCTGA
- the LOC131016398 gene encoding KH domain-containing protein At3g08620-like isoform X1: MSGLYNSNFSPARAASPQITATNPDVDSNPYLSELLAEHQKLGPFMQVLPISTRLLNQEILRVTGMLPNHSFSELERLRHRSPSPMASANSLSNVAGTGLASWNGLPQERLGGPHGMTMDWQGAPASPSSYTVKRILRLEIPVDSFPNFNFVGRLLGPRGNSLKRVEATTGCRVYIRGKGSIKDPDKLQEEKLRGRPGYEHLNEPLHILIEADLPANVVDMRLRQAQDIIEELLKPVDESQDFIKRQQLRELAMLNSNFREESPGPSGSVSPFNTSMKRAKTGR, encoded by the exons ATGTCGGGTCTTTACAATTCCAACTTTTCGCCTGCTCGGGCTGCCTCTCCGCAGATTACTGCAACTAACCCTGATGTAGATAG TAATCCCTACTTGTCGGAGCTCTTGGCGGAGCATCAGAAGCTTGGTCCATTTATGCAAGTTCTTCCTATTTCTACGAGACTCTTGAATCAAG AGATCTTGCGGGTTACTGGGATGTTGCCGAATCACAGCTTCAGTGAACTTGAGAGACTAAGACACAGAAGTCCTAGCCCTATGGCCTCTGCAAACTCTCTGTCAAATGTTGCTGGGACTGGATTAGCAAGCTGGAATGGACTTCCACAAGAG AGATTGGGTGGGCCTCATGGAATGACTATGGATTGGCAAGGTGCACCAGCAAGTCCCAGTTCATACACTGTCAAAAGGATTTTGCGCTTAGAAATTCCTGTGGACAGCTTTCCTAAT TTCAATTTTGTTGGCCGACTTTTGGGTCCTAGAGGAAATTCACTTAAACGAGTTGAAGCCACTACTGGATGCCGGGTATATATTAGAGGGAAAGGCTCAATAAAGGACCCTGACAAG TTGCAGGAGGAGAAGCTGCGTGGACGACCTGGCTATGAGCACCTTAATGAACCACTCCATATCTTAATTGAGGCTGATTTACCAGCTAATGTGGTTGATATGAGACTGAGACAAGCACAGGACATAATTGAAGAATTGCTGAAACCAGTG GATGAATCACAGGATTTCATAAAGAGGCAACAGTTGCGTGAGCTTGCCAtgctaaattcaaattttagagAAGAGAGCCCTGGGCCAAGTGGCAGTGTCTCACCTTTTAATACCAGTATGAAACGCGCAAAAACAGGACGCTGA